The genomic region tttttttatattttctttatgttttttgctCCTTTTTGGCTATACAATAAATGGAACAAATTATCATCAAGAATCATATGAAGAACATTGAAAAAAAGTTTACAGTTCTTTCAGGGGGCTACCAGAAAATACCATCATCAATTGCTGTTGATGTGGGCGGTTCATCATGTTCCTCCTCTATCTCCATCTCCGGGATTGGTTCTCCGGATCCGAATTCAGGTGACTCTATATCTGCAAGGTTCTTTAAATCGACAATAGAAAGCTCGTCTAAACGTCTTACCACCAAGTCTGCAGCCCTGAGCTCATAGACAAGATGCTTGTTAGCAACAGCAACGCACTTCATCCGTGCCTCATGAGCTGCCTCAACGGTCTGGTTAGAGTTTCCGAATACAATGCACCGCTCTGCAATGAATTCTAGAAGTTGTGCAGCGTATAGAAACATTTCTGGATCGGGTTTTCCTCGACATACGTCCTCTGCTGCCACAATGGCACTGAAGCACTCTTCGATGCCGATTGTTCTCATTGCAGCCTCTAGAGTTTTTCTTGGTCGAGTCGAAACCAAAGCCATTGGAATATTGTAATGCATCAAAATATCCACAAACTCACTAGATCCATCACAAAATCTATACACCCCACCTTGTAATGATTGGTAAATTTCTTCTTTCCTTGCGGCCATTCTTTTAACCGATGCCGGGTCTCTAGACCAACACAAGATTTCAGAAATCGCTTGCTCATTCTTCGTCCCTTCTATTCTTCTCAGCATAAAGGCTGGAATAGGGGATCGGCCTTCTTCTTCAGCAAGACTCAACCATGCTTGCTTCTCGAGCTCGGGGTTATCTTTAATTATAACTCCTTCCCATTCGAAAATAGCTGCTATCCAACCACAACCCATCCTTTCATGACGAAGCCTGGGATTACGCAAGGAAGGCTTATCGGCTCTATTTTCCGGGGGCCACAACTCGGGTTTTTGAACTATACCAGCCTCAATTTCATCCTTCCAAT from Gossypium arboreum isolate Shixiya-1 chromosome 1, ASM2569848v2, whole genome shotgun sequence harbors:
- the LOC108480676 gene encoding 5-amino-6-(5-phospho-D-ribitylamino)uracil phosphatase, chloroplastic-like isoform X2, giving the protein MESIATTSLLGHSPLHGRVSVRDISGKQKPISYRVRVTEFTGRRIVVSPLLPRLKADRLVNLGVEARAIELTKEVHAYREEERSPKNWKDEIEAGIVQKPELWPPENRADKPSLRNPRLRHERMGCGWIAAIFEWEGVIIKDNPELEKQAWLSLAEEEGRSPIPAFMLRRIEGTKNEQAISEILCWSRDPASVKRMAARKEEIYQSLQGGVYRFCDGSSEFVDILMHYNIPMALVSTRPRKTLEAAMRTIGIEECFSAIVAAEDVCRGKPDPEMFLYAAQLLEFIAERCIVFGNSNQTVEAAHEARMKCVAVANKHLVYELRAADLVVRRLDELSIVDLKNLADIESPEFGSGEPIPEMEIEEEHDEPPTSTAIDDGIFW
- the LOC108480676 gene encoding 5-amino-6-(5-phospho-D-ribitylamino)uracil phosphatase, chloroplastic-like isoform X1 codes for the protein MAVMESIATTSLLGHSPLHGRVSVRDISGKQKPISYRVRVTEFTGRRIVVSPLLPRLKADRLVNLGVEARAIELTKEVHAYREEERSPKNWKDEIEAGIVQKPELWPPENRADKPSLRNPRLRHERMGCGWIAAIFEWEGVIIKDNPELEKQAWLSLAEEEGRSPIPAFMLRRIEGTKNEQAISEILCWSRDPASVKRMAARKEEIYQSLQGGVYRFCDGSSEFVDILMHYNIPMALVSTRPRKTLEAAMRTIGIEECFSAIVAAEDVCRGKPDPEMFLYAAQLLEFIAERCIVFGNSNQTVEAAHEARMKCVAVANKHLVYELRAADLVVRRLDELSIVDLKNLADIESPEFGSGEPIPEMEIEEEHDEPPTSTAIDDGIFW